The genomic DNA CGCGGGTAAGGAAAATTATATCCAGACAATGACACTCGAGCTACCCAGGGACGCAAATCTCCACTTTGCTCTTGACTTTTCTCATCATGGATGTCCCTATTTAATGCTCCTTTACCACCCCGACGTATTCGCGCGTTACGCGCTTGCCGATGCCCGTGAGAATCTCGTAGGGAATTGTACCGCCGCGCTCGGCCAACTCGGCCGCGGTGATGCTCTCGCCACCATCGCTCCCGATGATCGTGACTGCGTCGCCGCAGGACGCGTTCGGCACGTCGTTCAATTCGACGACGATCTGGTCCATGGAAACGCGGCCGCGGACGGGGCACCGTTTGCCGCGCACCAGCACGGATGCGCGGTTGGACAGGCTCAGCGGATATCCGTCCGCATAGCCCACCGGCACCACGCCCACGCGTGACGCTTCGTGCGTCGTGAACGTGCGTCCGTACCCAATGCTGGCGCCACCGGCGAGTTCCTTGATCAGGACGATCTTCGATTCCCATCGGAGCACGGGGGTCAGCACGTGCGCCGCAGGGGGCGTATCCGAGGGCCAAACGCCATAGGCCATAAGTCCCACGCGCACCATGTCAAACGTCGAGCCTTCGTGGTTCACCACGCCGCCGCTGTTCGCCGCGTGCGCCATCTCGTAGGGGATGCCTTCCTTCTCGATCTGGCGCAACACCTGCCGGAACACGCGCAACTGCGTGGACGTGAACGAATCGCGCGTCGAGTCGGCTACGGCAAAGTGCGTGGCGATGCCTTCGATGTCCACGTGCGATATCTTGGTGAGCGACAACAAGTCCCTGACGGCCGTCTCCGAGCTGAATCCCTGCCTGCCCATGCCTGTGTCGATCTTGCAGTGAATCGGGACGACCTTGTTCGCCTTGCGGGCGAGTTCGCCGAGGCGCTCGGCGGTTTGCACGTCGGAGATCATCAGCCGGACATTCGCCTCGATCGCCGCGGCCAGCGCGTCCGCATCAGGCTGCACGAGCAGGAGGACCGGGGCTTCAATGCCCGCCTCCCGCAGTTCGATCGCTTCGGACACCGCGGCTACCGCCACCATGCGCACGCCTTCGGCGACGGCCTTGCGCGCGACCTGGACCGCGCCGTGACCGTATGCGTCGGCCTTGATTACGGCAACGATCCCGCACTCCTTGGGAATGCGCGCGCGCACCGCGTTCAGGTTCTTCGCGTACGCATTGAGATCGACGATCGCGCGCGAGGGCGCCGGTGCGCTCATACGTCCCCCATGTGGAGGGTG from Candidatus Hydrogenedentota bacterium includes the following:
- the alr gene encoding alanine racemase, whose amino-acid sequence is MSAPAPSRAIVDLNAYAKNLNAVRARIPKECGIVAVIKADAYGHGAVQVARKAVAEGVRMVAVAAVSEAIELREAGIEAPVLLLVQPDADALAAAIEANVRLMISDVQTAERLGELARKANKVVPIHCKIDTGMGRQGFSSETAVRDLLSLTKISHVDIEGIATHFAVADSTRDSFTSTQLRVFRQVLRQIEKEGIPYEMAHAANSGGVVNHEGSTFDMVRVGLMAYGVWPSDTPPAAHVLTPVLRWESKIVLIKELAGGASIGYGRTFTTHEASRVGVVPVGYADGYPLSLSNRASVLVRGKRCPVRGRVSMDQIVVELNDVPNASCGDAVTIIGSDGGESITAAELAERGGTIPYEILTGIGKRVTREYVGVVKEH